The following DNA comes from Quercus robur chromosome 1, dhQueRobu3.1, whole genome shotgun sequence.
ATAGATTTTTCCATTTCCAACCAGCCTTCACTAAGATAATGATATATGACTAATGAAAAGTAATAAGCATGAGAATCACTCTATTAATTTTGGTCACACCTTACCTGTGCGATCAAAAGGAGGAACCATTGCCGATTCTTCCTGAGAGCTTGTATTCTCTGATGACACGATTTCATCATTAGAGTTTGCGTTTTCTGAGGCCGTGGTTACAGATGACCATGACTTTACTTCATGTTTGTCAAACCCATCTTCATCTTTTCTCACTGCTACACTCATATCATCAACCCCTCCCCCGTGTTCTGAATTCATATGCATATGCCTAGTCAGAACCATGGAGCATCCACTGACTTGTCTGCCTACTGATACTGTATTTGAACCTTCATTCACATCATTATCCCTGATTTCCTCTTTAAATCGGCTTTCCTGCTTGCTTTGAGTATTTTCTAACATCTCACTTCTAACCAAGGCCCAAATTATTGAATAGACCTGTTCACTGTTTCTTAAGCGGCTAATGATCCCAGGATTCAGTTCATCGAGCAATCCACTTGGTGCAGCAACCATACTGAACTTGTCTACCTTTTTAACCTTTGCAACCTTGCTGTTTCTTAAGTGGTTCATAATCCCAGGATTCAGTTCATCAAGCAACCTATTTCGTGTTGTAACCTCAGTAAACCTGTTAGTCTGTTCTATCTTGGCAAACTTCATTTTTCTACTGGGCATTTCATTTTTGTGTTTGCTAGCACGCTTGTTTGGTGTTGGTGTGAA
Coding sequences within:
- the LOC126726992 gene encoding uncharacterized protein LOC126726992, giving the protein MDCKFETRLSDNAGFGNCNALLEKKDPMKLWQEMKQNGFLSPPAFTPTPNKRASKHKNEMPSRKMKFAKIEQTNRFTEVTTRNRLLDELNPGIMNHLRNSKVAKVKKVDKFSMVAAPSGLLDELNPGIISRLRNSEQVYSIIWALVRSEMLENTQSKQESRFKEEIRDNDVNEGSNTVSVGRQVSGCSMVLTRHMHMNSEHGGGVDDMSVAVRKDEDGFDKHEVKSWSSVTTASENANSNDEIVSSENTSSQEESAMVPPFDRTVANLASQWLVLLCQNIKGRLAALKRSRMRVKDVIQVELPFLISKESSPVKDNDQLSSVECPMSTIPYMHQAKWAALFDQMDKALSEEMNDLEIWLNQIEEMQLHVGQLECKTDIS